In a genomic window of Nocardia fluminea:
- a CDS encoding serine/threonine-protein kinase — translation MAGGAMAGSMFGRYEIRRLLGVGGMGEVYEAYDTSKNRVVALKMLNRELAGDPTFVQRFRRESHAMASVQEPHVIPVHDWGEVDGVLYIDMRLVKGVDLKERLQQYGRLTPVEAVQVVEQIAFALDAAHEVGLVHRDVKPANILLTGNLFAYLVDFGIAHAATDPQLTSAGSAVGSMAYMAPERFESVPMSPSVDTYALTCVLYECLVGRVPFPVNSLAGAIGSHQMAPAPRPSAADSSLATFDAVIERGMAKRPDQRYATPVDLARAAKAALIQAERSTPATVSGPRIEITGPQTPPHRPDDPGAPPTTRGSAVVPADSPSARDSAALSPDSHSPPTRDSAAFSPDAHSPPTRDSAALSPDSRSPATRNSAALSRDSQSPPTVHGSAAYSADSLSPPTAKGPLPQSPRPATGAPTTRVTGPQAAGPYATRRVTGPQSAEPQPTRRVTGPQPAGAYPAAGYEATVLRASPAVTGPGRGSYTHPSAPLPIPPQRNSATPVLAGALGSLIVLAAVGIGVWFMMTVDDRRDVAVPPPPASGVVDPSVIETVSQTVPTTAPWPTMTTVPPLQSTVSGADGQGFLSAGPRCNDNDAAMSIARTTRSRVVICHTGDQRYYYKGVRASDGAGIELDDPVPNGDGAYTVTNPVDGTQYQLNSSGLTIIKAGSVLASEPVTEFAHR, via the coding sequence ATGGCCGGCGGAGCGATGGCGGGCTCGATGTTCGGGCGCTATGAAATTCGCAGACTTCTCGGAGTCGGCGGTATGGGGGAGGTCTACGAGGCATACGACACTTCGAAGAATCGTGTCGTCGCCCTCAAGATGCTCAACCGTGAACTCGCCGGTGACCCCACCTTCGTGCAGCGTTTCCGCCGCGAATCGCACGCCATGGCGAGCGTGCAGGAACCGCACGTCATACCGGTGCACGACTGGGGCGAGGTCGACGGTGTGCTCTATATCGACATGCGCCTGGTCAAGGGGGTCGATCTCAAGGAGCGTCTGCAGCAGTACGGCAGGCTCACGCCCGTCGAAGCGGTGCAGGTGGTCGAGCAGATCGCGTTCGCGCTCGATGCCGCGCACGAGGTCGGCCTGGTCCATCGGGACGTGAAACCGGCCAACATCCTGCTCACCGGCAATCTGTTCGCCTACCTGGTCGACTTCGGCATCGCGCACGCCGCCACCGACCCGCAGCTCACCAGCGCGGGCAGCGCGGTGGGCTCGATGGCCTATATGGCGCCGGAGCGGTTCGAGAGTGTGCCGATGTCGCCGTCGGTGGACACCTACGCGCTCACCTGTGTTCTCTACGAGTGCCTGGTCGGCCGGGTGCCGTTCCCGGTGAACAGCCTCGCGGGCGCGATCGGCTCACATCAGATGGCGCCCGCCCCCCGGCCCAGCGCCGCCGACTCCTCGCTGGCCACCTTCGACGCGGTCATCGAGCGGGGCATGGCCAAGCGCCCCGACCAGCGTTACGCGACCCCGGTCGACCTGGCCCGTGCTGCCAAAGCCGCTTTGATCCAGGCCGAACGCTCGACTCCCGCAACGGTATCCGGCCCGCGCATCGAGATCACCGGCCCGCAGACACCGCCGCACCGGCCGGACGATCCTGGCGCCCCGCCGACAACCCGTGGCTCGGCCGTCGTCCCCGCCGACTCGCCATCGGCTCGTGACTCTGCGGCCCTGTCGCCCGACTCGCACTCGCCCCCTACCCGGGATTCGGCGGCCTTCTCACCTGACGCGCACTCGCCCCCGACTCGGGATTCCGCGGCCCTGTCGCCCGACTCGCGTTCACCCGCTACCCGAAATTCCGCCGCGCTGTCCCGTGATTCGCAGTCGCCCCCGACGGTCCACGGCTCGGCGGCCTATTCCGCCGACTCGCTGTCGCCGCCGACCGCCAAGGGCCCGTTGCCCCAGTCGCCACGGCCGGCGACCGGCGCCCCGACCACTCGGGTCACTGGCCCGCAAGCCGCCGGACCGTATGCGACGCGCCGCGTGACCGGTCCGCAGTCCGCCGAACCGCAGCCGACGCGCCGCGTGACCGGACCCCAACCCGCGGGCGCGTATCCGGCGGCGGGGTACGAGGCCACGGTCCTGCGCGCGTCACCCGCGGTGACCGGTCCCGGCCGGGGGAGCTATACCCATCCGTCGGCGCCGCTACCGATTCCCCCGCAACGCAATTCGGCGACGCCGGTGCTGGCCGGTGCGCTGGGTTCGCTGATCGTGTTGGCGGCGGTCGGTATCGGGGTGTGGTTCATGATGACCGTCGACGACCGCCGCGATGTGGCCGTCCCGCCACCGCCCGCCTCCGGCGTCGTGGATCCGTCCGTGATCGAGACGGTGAGCCAGACGGTCCCCACGACAGCGCCGTGGCCGACGATGACCACCGTCCCCCCACTGCAATCGACCGTCTCCGGCGCCGACGGCCAGGGCTTCCTGTCAGCGGGTCCGCGGTGCAACGACAACGACGCCGCGATGTCCATCGCGCGCACCACCAGATCGCGTGTCGTCATCTGTCACACCGGCGACCAGCGGTACTACTACAAGGGTGTACGAGCCAGCGACGGCGCCGGGATCGAACTCGACGATCCGGTACCCAACGGCGACGGCGCGTACACCGTGACCAATCCGGTCGACGGCACCCAGTACCAGCTCAATTCCTCCGGTCTGACGATCATCAAGGCCGGTTCGGTGCTCGCCAGCGAGCCGGTGACCGAGTTCGCCCATCGTTGA
- a CDS encoding NADPH:quinone oxidoreductase family protein: protein MRAAQVGKLDGPSAIEIVDLPEPVAYPGGVLIDVHAAGIAFPDVLMTRGLYQMKPGLPFVVGGEVAGVVREAPEGSSLRPGDRVAALTMLGNGVAEVAVSPEHAVFALPDNISLEAGAGVLFNDLTVHFCLTQRGRLAEGETVLVHGAAGGVGTSTLRMAKALGAGRVIAVVSTESKAQVAKANGATDVVLAEGWLAAVKELTEGRGVDIVLDPVGGDRFTDSVRSLAGGGRLLVVGFTAGEIPTVKVNRLLLKNVEVVGAAWGEWVMSHPTYLAEQWAEIAPLLASGAIAAPDPVLYPLDKTAEAVAALDNRTATGKVVVRLR from the coding sequence ATGCGCGCAGCCCAGGTCGGCAAGTTGGACGGACCGTCGGCGATCGAGATCGTCGATCTGCCCGAGCCGGTGGCCTATCCGGGCGGTGTACTGATCGACGTGCACGCCGCGGGCATCGCCTTTCCCGATGTGCTGATGACGCGCGGGCTCTACCAGATGAAGCCGGGCCTGCCGTTCGTCGTCGGCGGCGAGGTGGCCGGGGTGGTGCGCGAGGCGCCGGAGGGTTCGTCGCTGCGCCCCGGTGACCGGGTCGCCGCGCTGACCATGCTCGGCAACGGTGTCGCCGAGGTGGCGGTCTCGCCGGAACACGCCGTGTTCGCCCTGCCGGACAACATCTCGCTCGAAGCGGGCGCGGGCGTGCTGTTCAACGACCTCACCGTGCACTTCTGCCTGACCCAGCGCGGCAGGCTCGCCGAGGGCGAGACGGTGCTGGTGCACGGCGCGGCGGGTGGCGTGGGTACCTCCACGCTGCGGATGGCCAAGGCCCTCGGCGCGGGCCGGGTGATCGCGGTGGTGAGCACCGAGTCCAAAGCCCAGGTGGCCAAGGCCAACGGCGCCACCGACGTGGTGCTGGCCGAAGGCTGGCTCGCCGCGGTGAAAGAACTGACCGAGGGTCGCGGTGTGGACATCGTCCTCGACCCGGTCGGTGGCGACCGCTTCACCGACAGCGTCCGGTCCCTGGCGGGCGGCGGCCGGCTGCTGGTCGTCGGTTTCACCGCGGGGGAGATCCCGACGGTGAAGGTGAACCGTCTGCTGCTCAAGAACGTCGAGGTCGTCGGCGCGGCCTGGGGCGAATGGGTGATGAGCCACCCCACCTACCTGGCCGAACAGTGGGCCGAGATCGCGCCGCTGCTGGCCTCCGGTGCGATCGCCGCTCCCGACCCGGTGCTGTACCCGCTCGACAAGACCGCGGAAGCCGTTGCGGCACTGGACAACCGGACCGCCACCGGCAAGGTGGTCGTGCGGCTGCGCTGA